One stretch of Prionailurus viverrinus isolate Anna chromosome C1, UM_Priviv_1.0, whole genome shotgun sequence DNA includes these proteins:
- the LOC125173066 gene encoding gamma-crystallin F, with protein sequence MGKITFYEDRGFQGRHYECSSDHPNLQPYFSRCNSIRVDSGCWMLYEQPNYSGCQYFLRRGDYPDYQQWMGLSDAVRSCRLIPHTSSHRIRIYEREDYRGQMVEITEDCSSLHDRFHFSEIHSFQVLEGYWVLYEMPNYRGRQYLLRPGDYRRYHDWGATSARVGSLRRAMDFY encoded by the exons ATGGGGAAG ATCACCTTCTACGAGGACCGGGGCTTCCAGGGCCGCCACTACGAGTGCAGCAGTGACCACCCGAACCTGCAGCCCTATTTCAGCCGCTGCAACTCCATCCGCGTGGACAGCGGCTGCTGGATGCTCTATGAGCAGCCCAACTACTCGGGCTGCCAGTATTTCCTGCGGCGCGGGGACTACCCGGACTACCAGCAGTGGATGGGCCTCAGCGACGCGGTCCGCTCCTGCCGCCTCATCCCCCAC ACCAGCTCCCACAGGATCAGGATTTATGAGCGAGAAGACTACAGGGGCCAGATGGTAGAGATCACCGAGGACTGCTCCTCGCTTCACGACCGCTTCCACTTCAGTGAGATCCACTCCTTCCAAGTGCTGGAGGGCTACTGGGTCCTCTACGAGATGCCCAACTACCGGGGGCGGCAGTACCTGCTGAGACCGGGGGACTACAGGCGCTACCACGACTGGGGGGCCACGAGTGCCCGAGTGGGCTCTTTGAGGAGAGCCATGGATttctactga